The sequence below is a genomic window from Gouania willdenowi chromosome 12, fGouWil2.1, whole genome shotgun sequence.
TCTGCATTATTCCTAAATGGACATGCACCATTTGTCATAAATAAAGgcataaacaaaaatgttttgggTTGCATAATTTTATTGAGTAGTGAAAAACTACTGTTTTagtacagatattttttttctgttattgtttcaTGGTTTACCATTTATTgcaaacaaatacattaaaatatagCTTTATAATCTTTAAAATATAGTATAAAATAGGCCCTGATCAGCCAGCaatgacataaataaatcaaaggtacaTGTGATTaatatatgatgtaataaaagaTGGTGGTTGTCTTTGAAGATGCAGCATTTGTCAAGTGAAGTCTCTGTCCTGAAGCTTCAAAGCCAGCAGAAGCAGGTCAGACATCTACATTacagaaagaagaaaagaagagttgtgagcaaagtttttcattaaaatgtaaagatttCTGAGAATAAACCTTTCTTAAAGGCTGCTCTCTGTGGAGCTGGACCAGTCTGTCTGTGGTATAGGGCCTCTTTGGTTTTTGGACCCTCGGCTGCAGCAGAGCCTCCATTAGACACTCATATCCTCTGATTCTAGTTGTTTCTGAAGATGAGAAGTATTCAGAGATGTGCTTTTCCCTCTGCAGCTCAGGCAGCCTCTCCGCGCTCTTCTTCCCCATCAAATGACCTGCAACTCAAAGGGACACTTGAGCATTTCAGGTCCATTTCTAAGCCTCGAAACATTTCAGATAAATAACAAAGACTGTGAAtttactctttttcttttttagttttttcataaGGAAAAGGTAAACTTTACAATACATTGATATTAGGGCTTATTTCAAGCGTTCTGACAGCAAAGGGTCAAATTCATAGAGATTATAGCAGCTGAAAAAGTTCATACATTAACATGTCATCTGAACATCAGATTATATGGTAATCGAAAGTTTTccataatttgtttttgtaaaaatttacttttatagctttatttaaaaaaaaaaaaaaaaaaaaaattttgttgaCTACATTTTTGGGATATTAGTCCATCTAATCCcaaatgtttatatattttttgaatttttttgacctttgttttaaaccaaaaaaatgatgttaattggatttaaaaaaaaaaaaaaaaaaaaaaagaaagaaatgagatgaAATAAATAAGAAGAACAGgaattatgatgaaaattagactatttattattattattatttagaggAGTACTTGTTTAAGGatagtttgtttcattttgtgaaagCAGCCCTTATGTAAAGGTACATTTGCAAAGACACACCTGAGCATATATTAGTGACATTCTTAAACTAATAAGTTAAATCATATAttgatagaatagaatagaatagaatagaatgatTTTACTGTCATTGTACACAAGGTATAACAGAATTAGGAGACACCTCTTGTGGTGCAAGATACAGAGAAAATTAAAAGAAGattgttaagttttttttttttttacaaggagAGCCACTAAGacgacaaataaacaaataaataaacagtgagaACAATGAGGATAAATATATTGCACAGATAGAAATTGTGTGAAATTActaatatatatgaaatataatgataaaataatgattattttctctatttttttctatttcaatTGTATTTATACTATATAGGACAATAATAGCCTAATcgtattatttatttcttttttttaattgatgcaTGCACAATGAAATGAATTGTAAATTGACAGGTTAACAGTGAAAGGGGAAGTTGTCCTTACCTACTGCCCAGTGGTTCCCTCTGGGATAGATtttcccagcagcagcagcagcagcagcaccagcagcaacagcaacagcaggACTCTGTGAGCAGTGCAGAGTAAAAGGAACAGCACTTAGAATAATGAGCAGTGACCACAGTGGTCTGCAGCTCCTTGCACACAGGCACCCCCCACACATAGTAGCAGAGATTTCTTTTCCCACCCCTCAGGTTAGAGTCAAACCACTGGATTTCTCTTTCAAAAAGCCTCCATCATGTCCTGCAGGCTTGATGTGTGAAATAAAGAACCAGCTGAAGTTGGACTCCCCTCCAAAGTTAAATGCTCCTCCTGCTACAGCTGGACGTCAGGGGGTGTTTTTTCAAAGCGGAAAATGAAAATGTGATGATGGCAATTAATCAACTGTGGTCTGCAATTATTTCTACATTGTTTGGCCTGGGATTGCAGGAGCTGTCGACGTCAC
It includes:
- the grp gene encoding gastrin-releasing peptide, with the protein product MCGGCLCARSCRPLWSLLIILSAVPFTLHCSQSPAVAVAAGAAAAAAAGKIYPRGNHWAVGHLMGKKSAERLPELQREKHISEYFSSSETTRIRGYECLMEALLQPRVQKPKRPYTTDRLVQLHREQPLRKMSDLLLLALKLQDRDFT